The nucleotide sequence TCCGGGAGCGGCTGGAGCGCGAGTTCGGCCTCGACCTCATCGCCACCGCGCCGAACGTGGTGTACCGCGTGGTCATGGAGGACGGCACCGAGCACACGGTGACCAACCCCAGCGAGTTCCCCGAGGGCAAGATCAGCGACGTGTTCGAGCCGGTCGTGCGCGCCACGATCCTCGCGCCGTCCGAGTTCATCGGCTCGATCATGGAGCTGTGCCAGACCCGGCGCGGCACCCTGCTCGGCATGGACTACCTCTCCGAGGACCGGGTCGAGATCCGCTACACGCTGCCGCTCGCGGAGATCGTCTTCGACTTCTTCGACCAGCTCAAGTCCAAGACCCGCGGCTACGCCTCCCTGGACTACGAGCCCACGGGCGAGCAGAGCAGTTCCCTGGTCAAGGTCGACATCCTGCTGCACGGCGACAAGGTGGACGCCTTCTCGGCGGTCACCCACAAGGACCAGGCGTACGCCTACGGCGTCCGGCTCGTCGCCAAGCTGCGCGAGCTGATCCCGCGCCAGGCCTTCGAGGTGCCGATCCAGGCGGCCATCGGTTCGCGGGTCATCGCCCGCGAGACCATCCGCGCCATCCGCAAGGACGTCCTCGCCAAGTGCTACGGCGGTGACATCTCGCGTAAGCGGAAGCTGCTGGAGAAGCAGAAGGAGGGCAAGAAGCGGATGAAGATGGTGGGTTCCGTGGAAGTTCCCCAGGAGGCGTTCATCGCCGTGCTCTCCAGCGACGACAGCGCCGGAAGCTCGGGCAAGGGCAAGAAGTAACCGCACCGGCACCGAGTCGTCGGAGCGAAACGGGCAAAGCGGGGCCCGCCGTACACATGTGCGGCGGGCCCCCGCTCGTACGGGGGGTCGTACCGGCGGTGTTCTCGATGGGGTGCCGGTGCGAAGTGACAGGCCGTGGCCTCTTACGCGGTGGCCGGTCGCCCCTTACCCTGATCCCTGCTCGCTAGTTACTCGCGGGTTAAACAACAGCTTCGAACCAGCGTGAGTCCACCCAGCCGCACCGAGTCAGCCGCACCGTCGCGGGCCCCGGAGGATGTCGTGAGCGACACACAGACCCTGATCGAGAACCGTCCGCCGTCCGTGGCCGCCCTCTTCCTGGAGCGCGTGGCCGCCACACCGGACGCCGAGGCCTACCGCTACCCCGTCCCGTCGGCCACCGGCGAGGGTCCCGACGAGTGGCGCTCACTGAGCTGGAGCCAGGCGGCGGAGCGGGTGCACGCGATCGCGGCCGGCCTCATCGAGCTGGGGATCGAGCCCGAGCAGCGGGTGGCGCTTGCCTCCTCGACCCGCGTGGAGTGGATCCTCGCCGACCTCGGCATCATGTGCGCGGGCGGCGCCACCACCACCGTCTATCCGCAGACCAACGCCGACGAGTCGTCGTTCATCCTGTCCGACTCCGAGAGCCGGGTGCTGATCGCCGAGGACGCGGCCCAGGTCGCCAAGGCGCTGGAGCGGCGCGCGGAGCTGCCCGCGCTGGCCAAGGTCGTCGTGATCGACCCGGAGGGCGCCGAGACCGGCGACTGGGTGATCACCCTCGCCGAGCTGGAGCGGCGCGGCGCCGCCTACCTGCAGCAGCACCCCGAGCTGATCAAGGAGCGGGTCGGCGCGATCACCCGCGACCAGCTCGCCACCCTCATCTACACCTCCGGCACCACCGGCCGCCCCAAGGGCGTGCGGCTGCCGCACGACAACTGGTCCTACATGGCGCGGGCCATCGCGGCGACCGGCCTGTGCACCGCCGAGGACGTGCAGTACCTCTGGCTGCCGCTCGCCCATGTCTTCGGCAAGGTGCTCACCTCCGGCCAGATCGAGGTCGGCCACGTCACCGCGGTCGACGGCCGCGTGGACAAGATCATCGAGAACCTGCCGGTGGTCCGGCCGACCTACATGGCCGCCGTGCCGCGCATCTTCGAGAAGGTCTACAACGGCGTCGCCGCCAAGGCCCGCGAGGGCGGCGCGGCCAAGTACAAGATCTTCCAGTGGGCCGCCGAGGTCGCCCGCGAGTACGCCAAGGCGTCCCAGGACAGCTTCCGGCGCACCGGCACCGCCTCCGTGCCGTTCGCGCTGGCAGCCAAGCACAAGGCCGCCGACGCCCTCGTCTACGGCAAGCTGCGCGAGGCGTTCGGCGGCCGGCTGCGTGCCTGCGTCTCCGGTGCCTCCGCCCTC is from Streptomyces seoulensis and encodes:
- a CDS encoding AMP-dependent synthetase/ligase, translating into MSDTQTLIENRPPSVAALFLERVAATPDAEAYRYPVPSATGEGPDEWRSLSWSQAAERVHAIAAGLIELGIEPEQRVALASSTRVEWILADLGIMCAGGATTTVYPQTNADESSFILSDSESRVLIAEDAAQVAKALERRAELPALAKVVVIDPEGAETGDWVITLAELERRGAAYLQQHPELIKERVGAITRDQLATLIYTSGTTGRPKGVRLPHDNWSYMARAIAATGLCTAEDVQYLWLPLAHVFGKVLTSGQIEVGHVTAVDGRVDKIIENLPVVRPTYMAAVPRIFEKVYNGVAAKAREGGAAKYKIFQWAAEVAREYAKASQDSFRRTGTASVPFALAAKHKAADALVYGKLREAFGGRLRACVSGASALAPEIGYFFSGAGIHILEGYGLTETSAASFVNPGEAYRTGTVGKPMPGCEVRIADDGEILLRGPGVMEGYHQQPEKTAEVLESDGWFHTGDIGELSADGYLRITDRKKDLIKTSGGKYVAPAEVEGQFKAVCPYVSNILVHGADRNYCTALIALDEAAILQWAADNGLEGRSYAEVVAAPQTVELVDGFVKQLNEGLQRWQTIKKFRLLPRDLDVEHGEITPSLKLKRPVVEREYKGLIDEMYNGAREA